From the genome of Halobaculum halobium, one region includes:
- a CDS encoding DUF6036 family nucleotidyltransferase — protein MRPTFGREYIENEFQRIGDGLSEPLTVYLIGGGAMSLRDLKGATKDIDLVVPDGDAYGQLWAVLMDLGYAEVQSLDPDYRALGATSCVENDDGCRLDIFNQQVANKLVLTDGMQERSEPFLDTDRLTVRLVSNEDIFLFKAIAGRDDDIEDMNMLVQAGLDYDVVRDELEAQIERLGDDQFATFANEALVELEERYGVTTPIEARVQELTNRYYRGLEVLQALDEPMTVDELAAELELDTDEVQDRIAYLSTFDRVRRDGDTVRPVE, from the coding sequence ATGAGACCAACATTCGGACGTGAGTACATCGAGAACGAATTCCAGCGAATCGGAGACGGGCTATCTGAACCGCTCACGGTCTACCTGATCGGTGGTGGCGCGATGTCGCTGCGCGACCTCAAGGGGGCGACGAAAGATATCGACCTGGTCGTCCCAGATGGCGACGCGTACGGTCAGCTGTGGGCCGTCCTGATGGACCTCGGGTATGCGGAGGTTCAATCGCTGGATCCAGATTACCGGGCGCTGGGGGCGACGAGCTGCGTCGAGAACGACGATGGGTGTCGCCTCGATATCTTCAACCAGCAGGTCGCGAACAAGCTCGTGCTCACCGACGGTATGCAAGAGCGCAGTGAGCCGTTCCTCGACACAGATCGACTGACGGTCCGGCTGGTTAGCAACGAGGATATCTTCCTGTTCAAGGCGATCGCAGGCCGCGACGACGACATCGAGGACATGAATATGCTCGTGCAGGCCGGCCTCGATTACGACGTCGTCCGGGATGAACTCGAAGCCCAAATCGAACGCTTAGGAGATGATCAGTTCGCCACGTTCGCGAACGAGGCGTTGGTCGAACTCGAGGAGCGGTACGGGGTAACCACGCCGATCGAGGCCCGCGTCCAGGAGCTCACGAATAGGTACTACCGGGGGCTCGAAGTCCTCCAGGCACTCGATGAACCGATGACCGTCGACGAACTGGCCGCCGAACTGGAGCTGGATACCGACGAGGTTCAGGACCGGATCGCGTATCTCTCAACGTTCGACCGAGTCCGTCGGGATGGCGACACGGTCCGACCTGTGGAGTAG